The segment TCTGCGGAAAAGGGAGCGATTCCGCCGTTTTTTGACCTTGCACTCGCTCCAATGTCGCCAGTCAATTGCGACTGAACCCCGGATGATAGTATTCTGTGACCTGCGACCCGGTACGTACTTCGTCCGGAAAGTGAGTCACCGTCACTTTCTACATCGAGACAACTGATCGAACGACCACGGTGCGTCACTGAGACGAACCGGACATCGCTCGATCATGCTATCTTCATCAACTTCTAGCGAATGGAAGATTTTCTCTACCACAATGAACGTTAAACCGATCAAAAAGCTGCTGGTTGCCAACCGAAGTGAAATTGCCATTCGTATCATGCGGACTGCTACCGAACTTGATATCAATACGGTGGGCATCTACAGCTATGAAGATCGATTCGCTCTGCATCGATTTAAAGCGGATGAAGCGTATCAGGTCGGGAAAAAAGGGGAACCGATTCGGGCGTATCTCGATATTCCCGGGATCATCAAAGTCGCCAAAGCATGCAAAGTCGACGCGATTCACCCTGGTTACGGTTTCCTGTCAGAAAACCCTGAGTTCGCCAAAGCCTGTGAAGAAGCCGGTATCCTGTTTGTCGGACCGACGGTTGACACCCTGATTCGGCTCGGTGACAAAACCCAGGCCCGACTTATTGCAGAAAACGCCAAAGTCCCCGTCCTGGGTGGTTCCAGCGCCGCAATCAAGAGCGTCGAAGAGGGAATGAAAACCGCAGAAGACCTCGGTTATCCGATCATCCTGAAAGCGGCCCACGGTGGCGGTGGCCGGGGAATGCGTGTCGTTAAGAAAGCAGAAGAATTCAAAGAAAACTTTGAATCAGCCCAAAGCGAATCGCTGTCCGCATTTGGCAGCCCCGATATCTTCGTTGAAAAATTCATCACGGCCGCCCGGCACATTGAAGTTCAATTATTAGGTGACCATCACGGCAACCTGGTCCATCTGTACGAGCGAGATTGCTCCGTACAACGTCGGCATCAGAAGGTCGTCGAAATCGCGCCCGCTCCGAACTTGAAAACTGAAGTTCGCGAAGCCCTTTGCCAGGCAGCACTCAAAATCGGCGAACAGGTTTCTTACAAATGTGCCGGTACTGTTGAATTCCTCGTTGATGCCGACACGAACAAATTCTACTTCATCGAAGTGAATCCACGTATCCAGGTCGAACATACCGTTACTGAAGAAGTAACGGGGACGGACATCGTCAAAACCCAGATCCTCGTGACTCAAGGTTATCCACTTGCCGATCCGGAAATCGACCTTGGCGATCAGTCGCAGATCAGAACCATGGGATTTGCACTTCAATGTCGACTGACGACTGAGGATCCTGAAAACGGATTCATGCCCGACTATGGCCGTCTCGTCCATTATCGAGCCGCAAATGGTATGGGAGTCCGGCTCGATGCAGGTAGTGCCTTCAGTGGCGCTGTAGTTGCTCCTTATTACGACTCGATGCTGGTGAAAGTCACTGCCCGAGGAAAACGGTTCGTCGATGCCATTCGCAAGATGGATCGAGCATTACGCGAGTTCCGAATCCGTGGTGTGAAGACCAACATTCCCTTCCTGATGAAATTGATGCATCACCCCACTTTCGTCGAGGGTTTATGCACAACCAGGTTCATCGATCAAACCCCGGAACTGCTCGTCTTCAAACCGCGTAAAGACCGGGCAACCAAATTATTGACTTATCTCGCCGAGGTAATCATTAACGAAAATGCATTGGTCAAAGGTCGGCCAAAAGCGTTAAGAAATGAACCAGCTCCGACTCCAGAAGTTGATATCACAGCCCCTCTTCCTAAAGGAACACGCGACGTCTTCCTGGAGCTGGGTCCCGAGAAATTCAGCCAGTGGATTCTGGATCAGAAACGTCTGCTGATCACCGACACCACGATGCGAGATGCACACCAATCACTACTGGCGACACGAGTTCGTACCTACGACCTCAACCAGATCGCGAGCGCTTACGCTTATAACTGCCCGAATTTCTTCTCTCTCGAAATGTGGGGCGGTGCCACGTTCGATACCACGATGCGATTCCTTAAAGAATCTCCTTGGGATCGATTGACCGAACTGCGCGATAAAGTTCCAAACATCCTGTTCCAGATGCTGCTGCGAGCATCGAATGCTGTGGGATACACAAACTACCCGGACAATGTCGTTCAACTGTTTGTGAAAGAAGCCGCCTCTGCGGGAATTGATGTCTTCCGTGTTTTCGATGCCCTGAACTGGGTACCGAACATGAAAGTCGCCATGGAAGCAGTTCGCGATTCGGGTGCTATCTGCGAAGCTTCCATCTGTTACACCGGTGACATTCTCGATCCAAAGCGAACTAAATACGATCTCAAGTATTACGTTAAATTGGCTCGCGAACTGGAAAATATGGGTGCCAACATCCTGGCGATTAAGGATATGGCCGGCCTCTGTAAACCTGACGCCGTCGAGATTCTCGTCAAAACGTTGAAGCAGGAAGTCGGAATTCCGATTCACTTCCACACGCACGACACCGCCGGCATTCAGGCCGCGTCCATTTTACGTGCAACAGAGGCAAACCTGGACATTGCCGATGCGGCGATGGCTCCCCTTTCCGGTGGAACGTCGCAGGTCAACCTGAACACGCTATGTGAATCACTCCGGTTCCACGATCGCAACACAGAACTTCAGACCGAAGCGATTGACGAAATCGCGGATTACTGGCGTTCCGCACGCGAGTTTTATTCTCCCTTCGAAAGCGCTGTCCTTCCCGCGACAGCCGACCTATACGACCACGAAATGCCCGGCGGCCAGTACACCAACCTGTACCAGCAAGCCCGGGCACTGGGACTTGCTGATCAATGGGCGAAAGTCTGCCGAGTATACGCCGGCGTTAACCGTCTCTTCGGAGATATCGTGAAGGTCACTCCCACCTCCAAAGCGGTTGGGGACATGGCCCTCTTCATGGTTGCCAATAACATCACCAATGACGATGTCCTGAATGGTGAGAAAGAACTTTCCTACCCGCAATCGGTCATCGACTTGATCGGTGGTGGTATGGGACAACCTCCGGGAGGTTTCCCCAAGGATGTGATGAAACGAATCCTCAAAGGAGAGGAAGGTTTCACAGGCCGTCCAGGAGAAACGTTGGAACCAGCTGACTTCGGTAAAGCGGCCGAAGAAGTCGAGAAATTTCTCGACCGCAAACCAACCGATCGCGAAATCGTCACCTACATTCTGTATCCGAAAGTTTACGAAGAATTCGTCCAGCACCAGAAGAAATATTCGAACACGAGCCAGTTGCCAACACCTGTCTTCTTCTATGGCTTGGAATCGAACGATGAGTTCTCTGTCGATATCGATCCAGGTAAGACGTTGATTATCAACTTCATCTCGATTGGAGAACCTCACGCCGACGGAAGCCGGTCGGTCTTCTTCGAGTTGAACGGTCAACCCCGTGCCGTTTCTGTTCTTGACCTCTCCCTTGAACCGGAGACGAAAAAGGCGGCCAAAGCCGATCCCTCCAACCCGGAACACGTTGGCGCAGCAATGCCAGGCATGGTGGTCAACATCCCCGTCAAGGAAGGGGATTGGGTCGAAAAAGGAGACAAACTGCTCAGTCTCGAAGCGATGAAAATGGAAACCAATACCACCGCCGATAAGGATGGCCGCGTCAAAGCGATCTTCGTCAAAACAGGTAGCCAGGTAGATACAGGCGACCTGTTGATGGAAATCGAGTTTTAACGACGTCGGCTTTCAGCTGATGATCGCCTCCCTATAGACAACTTGCATTTGAAGAAGGTGAGACCGGCATGGGTTCACTCGTCCCCGATCTCAATTCCTTCTCCGCTCTCTGCCTGAATCAGATCCAACGGGAGACGTTTATTAACGATGTCGATTTCCATCAGGAGATCGAGTCGACGAACACACAGGCTGCTCTACTTTGCAAACAGAAATCGACGGAACCTCCGACCCTCATTCTGACCGAACGACAAACCAAAGGTCGCGGGCGAGGTCGAAATCAGTGGTGGGCACAAGCAGGCTGTTTGACCTTCTCCGTGATTGTGGATGCTTCCAATTTCACTCGGCCAGAACACCTACCTTTGATCTCTCTTTCCACGGGCTGGGCGATTGCCGATTTACTCGAAGACTACTCCCCCACCCAGGTCGTTCAGCTGAAGTGGCCGAACGATGTTTATATGGGTACCCGCAAAATCTGCGGGATTCTCACGGAAATGCCTTCACCCGACCGCGTCATCGTCGGCATAGGCCTCAATGTGAATAACTCGTTCCACACGGCCCCCGATCAATTGAAAGAGCGGGCAACTTCACTGTTTGATCAAGTCGGTGACGAGTATCCCCTGACGACGATTCTGATCGATCTACTTAAGCAGCTGGAACAGACCTGGACTCGTCTGGCTCATAACGACCTTTCTTTCATCGAACGGTGGTCCCACCGCTGCCTGCTCACGGGTCGCACCATCACCCATGAAATGGGCGACCAACAGACAATCGGTCTCTGCCAGGGCATCGACAAGTCAGGTGCCCTACTCCTCAGAACGGAACACAAAGTCGAACGATTAATCGGCGGAACAATCGTGGCATTTTGATACTTTGTGTCAGCCAATTCTACTTCATATCGTATACGTCAACATGAAGTTCACTGCGAACCTCGCTTGCCGTTTGGAGCTTCTCACTGCGTTCGAACAGTTCAATGTGACGCAGATAATGCTGATACATTTCTTCCGAAATAACAATTATGCGGCCGTCGTTGCCTCCCATGTGTGCGAAGACGCGTTCGCTGGAGCCAACCTCTTCGAACATGGAATTGAGTACTTCCAACAACCGCATCAACGCCACAGTCCAAATGTCGGCTCCATCTGGATGGTAGATGGATTGCTCGACATATTGTTGGGTATAGATCAGATGCCGGTTACCGTTGATCTCAACGGTATAGCGATCTTCGTCGAAATGATCGGCAATCAAGTCAACGCAGATGTTTTCTGCTTTTAAGACAGGAACCATCAAGCGAATACACTCTCCGATTGCACCTTCCGCCAAGGCTTCATTATCTGCGGGATAACTACGACGATCCATCCCAACACAATCATCATCCCAATCAGTGATGATTGCTCCAGCTTTTACAGAAGAAATCAACTGCTCTTTGATCGTCGAGTGGTATTCACCCTGAGCATATTTGAGGTAACCTAGCGACAAAAGTTCTTCGACAAAGTCCACTACGTCTTCTGGAGAATTCTGTTTAGAGTCCGTGATGAAGCGTTCGAACAACTTTCTGAAGTGATGAAACACCATAATAAAAAACTCTCGCTTTTCACCAGAACTAAAACCTAGTCAAGTTCCTATCAACCCTTAAAGTTCCTCGCGACTTCCACCAAAGTTCGCAGCATGGCTCCTGTCGCTCCGCCGTCGCGTTCCGGTTTTTCCGAGTCCATGAAGGCGGGGCCGGCGATGTCGAGGTGGACCCACGGTTTATCGTCGACGAAGTGTTCCAGGAATTTCGCAGCGGTAATCGAACCACCCCAACGGGGACCAATGTTTTTGAGTTCCGAAACTTCACTTTTCAGTTGGTCAGCGAAGTAATCGTGCATCGGCATTTCCCAGACAAGTTCGTTGGTTATCTCGGCCGCTTCTTTCACGGAGTTCGCCCATTCCGAATTATTAGAGAACAACCCGGTAATATCGGTTCCCAGAGCGACGAGACAAGCCCCTGTGAGTGTTGCCAGGTCGATCATCTTGGCGGCGCCCTGGTCGGCCGCATAATTCAGGACGTCGGCCAGCACTAATCGACCTTCGGCGTCGGTATTAAGCACTTCGATGGTTAAGCCGTTTCGAGCGGTGAGGATATCTCCCAGTTTATAACAGGAGCCGCTCACCATGTTTTCGACGAGACCCATGTAACCGGTGACATTTACTGGAAGTTTTAAATGGGAAATGGCCATCATCGTGCCGAGTACCGTACCGGCACCAGCCATGTCCATCTTCATCTCTTTCATACCGTCGCTCGGTTTCAAAGATAGCCCGCCACTGTCAAAAGTGACCCCTTTACCCACAAGTGCGAGCACGGGATCATCCGCTCCTGCACCGCGGTATTCAATCACGACCAGGCGAGCTGGGTTGTCACTTCCGGTACCAACGGCCAGCATCGATCCCATCCGTTCCTCGGCGAGTTGATCTTCATCGAGAATGGTACAGGTCAAATCATGATCCGCACAAAGTTCGTCCGCAAGTTCTGCGAAGGAAATCGGGTAGATTGCATTCGGCGGTGAATTCACTACGTCGCGCGTAATGTTGATCGCCGCACCGAGAATCGTGCCCCGCTCCGCAGCGTCAGCCAGATCCATGTTCTCATTTAAGATCGTCAGTGATTCGAGCGGATGACGTTTTGGTTTTTCACGATAAAGGTCTTGCCCGCGCGTTCCGACTTCGATCGCTTCGCCAATGATTTCACTGGCGTACTCGGGACAAAATGAACCAATCAGGTCCTGTTCGAGAATGATCGCCAGGTTTTGGTCTTCTTTCCGTGACAGGGAACGAATGAGGGTTCGCATCGCTTTTCGAAAGATATCACCATTCAATTTTTCTGCGGGCCCCAACCCCAATAAACATAGGCGAGTCGCTTTCACCCCGGCTGGATCGGGTACCTGAAACATCTCAGCAACTTTGCCTGAGAAATCTTCGCGGTCACAGACCCGGACAACCAATCCGGAAGTCAGTTCGTTCAGCTTCGTGAGAGAGGCCGCTGACAGATTTTCTTCCACGGTGGGAACAATCAACCAATCCGCGTCTACATCCTGCCAGGGGGTCGCCGAAATTTGTACAGACATTCAAAAAATCCTTTCAGAGGGCACGTCGGTGAGTTCTCCGTATTAACAAATCGGACCTATTTTCTGCAATCCGGAAGCCCGTTCCTGCCCCTGTCGTTTCTAAAACTCACCTGTCCGAGACATATTCTCTGATTTTCCCATAATGTCCCTTCCACTCCTGTTTCCCGACCGTTTTTGACAAGATCGTTCCCAAACCTCTTTAACCAATGGAAATATACGGGGTAGGAACTGGCAGGTTCATCCGTTAAAATACGGAAAACCGAGAAAAAACCCGCAGGACGCGACGATAGAGGGGGAACCTCGACGTATAATTTACTGGGGCCAAAGTCTGATTCAGTGACTCGGTCAAGAATGAAGGTTTTATGTCTCTCTATTTAATGCCAGTCGGCGAAGGACGCCGCATCCCGATCAAAAAAACGGTCGTCTTCATCGGTCGCCATCCCGACTGCGATGTCGTTCTGTCTAAGAGTCTGAAAGTCTCGCGACGCCACTGTTGTCTGGCTCTTGTTAACAACAAGCTCATGATCCGCGACCTCGGCAGTACTAACGGAGTCCACGTCAACGGACGCCGTATCAAACGGGAAGAAGTTCTGAGACTGGGTGACGAACTGGTCGTCGGCGATGTTGCCTTTATTCTGAAAGCACGACAGTCCGATGCCGACGCTCCTGTCGAAGATATCGAAACCGATATCCACGCTGCCAATGCGACCAACCTCGATCAAATTGAGGAGCATCTGCAACAGCGCGATCAAAGTCACGACCAACACAATAACGATCCCGAAGAAGATCCACTTCAAGTAAAATTAAACGAAGTGGATCCTGATAAATCTCGCCTGACCAAAGCCCCCCCTTCTTCCCCGGCTGATCTCTCCGCCGAAGAAAGTCAGGAACTTCAGGAACGCTCCATCTACGAAATGAACGAAGATGAGGTGAAGAGCGACAATCAGAAATACCATCCGGAAGATTCTTCGATTTTCAAATAATCAGTTCGAGTCCCGTGACCTGCTACTCCTCTTCCTGCGCCGCACAGCTCTCGCTGTCCCCCTTCGATTTCCGAAAGCGTGGACAATCTGTATACTGTGCGTAACGTCGCTTTGCTTTCCGTATTCGGTTGCAACGTAATTCTACATTTTGCCTATTTTCGTTCAGTCTTCCCGTCCGAATCGATATTAAAAGGAACACCATGCCGACCACTCTGGCTGATTTTCAAAAAGTCGAACAATACTTGACTGACCACCAGAATGATTTCATCGAAACGTTAAAAACGTTTCTGCGTATTGAATCAGTGAGTGCCGATTCCAAATTCATCCCTGAAATCAAACGAGGTGCAGAATTCGTTGAAAAGCAACTAACTTCTGCTGGTCTGGAAACGAAGATCTACGAAACAGCCGGGCATCCAATTGTTTACGGCAGCTGGTTGAAAGCGGAAGGCGCCCCGACAGTCATGGTCTACGGCCATTACGACGTTCAACCTGCCGATCCATACGACCTCTGGAAAACTCCCCCTTTTGATCCTGATATTCGCGAAGGTCACATTTACGCCCGAGGAGCCACTGACGACAAAGGTCAAATGATGACCCACGTCAACTCGGTCGCCAGTTGGCTTAAAGTCGTGGGATCGCTACCCGTGAATGTGAAGTTTGTCATCGAAGGTGAAGAAGAAGTCGGTAGTGACAATCTCGATAAGTTCCTGAGTGAACATCAGGAAATGCTTCAATGCGATGTCGCCGTCGTCAGTGATACCAGCCAGTTCGCCCCGGGCGTTCCTGCGATCACTTATGCGTTGCGAGGAATTACGGCCTGCGAGCTGAAACTGACAGGTCCCGGCCAGGACCTGCACAGCGGCCTCTTCGGGGGATCCGTCGCTAACCCGGCCAATATCATCGCCCGGCTTGTCGCCAGTTTGCATAATGCCGAAGGGCAGGTGCAGATCCCTGGATTCTACGACGACGTCCTTCCGTTAAGTGAGCAGGAACGGAACGGATTTGCCAACCTTCCATTCGATGAACCTGCTTTATTCAAAGCACTTGGAGTTTCCGAAGGTTACGGTGAGGCTGGCTTCACGACTCTCGAACGCCGTTGGGCACGCCCAACCTGCGACGTCAACGGGATCTGGAGTGGCTATCAGGGAGAAGGCCCCAAGACGATCGTCCCTTCGATTGCAGGTGTCAAAATCAGTTGTCGCCTGGTCCCGAATCAGGATCCCGAAAAAATTAACAGTTCTCTAGAATCTTTTCTGCGCGAGCTGTGTCCTGCCAGCGTCGACTTCCAATACAAGCAATATCACAGCTGTGGTGGATTAGTATTTGACACCGATAGTGGCTGGATGAAATCAGCCGGAATCGCAATTGAACATGCCTTCGGCGTTTCACCCGTTTTCATCCGCGAAGGAGGCTCAATTCCCGTTGTCTCGACCTTTAAGGAAATTCTGGGAGTCGATACACTCCTGTTGGGCTGGGGACAGAGTACGGATAATTTGCACAGTCCCAACGAAAGATTCAGCCTGGAAGGCTACCGTCAGGGAACGCTGGCTTCGGCCCGCCTCTGGCAGGAACTTGCCAATCTGTAACCTGATCGACTTCAAATCGATTCCTCCCCACACTTAACCAGCAGATACCCCAACAGACAGACGGACCACATTCATGCTCGATTTGCAATACATCCTGGAAAACCGCGACGCCGTTGAACAAAACTGCGAAGACCGGGGCGTGAAGGTCAATCTGGATCGCTTAATCGAACTGGACGGACATCGCCGCCAGCATATTCAAGCGGGAGACGAGCTTCGTCGTGAGCAGAAAGAGACTTCCGGTGGCATTCCCAAAGCCAAAGATAATGACGAACGTCAAAAACTGATTGCCAAGGGGAAAGAACTTCGCGAACAGATCAATGCGATCGAAGCCAAACAAAAAGAAGTCGAAACAGAACTGCGAATATTGCAGGGTGACATCCCCAACATGACTCACCCCGACGCTCCGGTCGGGAAGACCGAAGACGACAGCAAAGTCGTTCGTACATGGGGTGAGAGACCCAACTTCGATTTCGAACCTCTCGATCATGTCTCGCTGGCCGAGAAGCACGATCTCATTGATTTTGAAGCAGGAGGTCGCGTTGCCGGTCACGGTTTCTACTATCTCAAAAACGAAGCCGTCATGCTCGAACTGGCGCTGATTCAATACGCCGTCGAAAGAGTCCGCGCAGCGGGCTTCACGATTATGACGACACCCGACCTGGCTCGGAATGATGTACTGGAAGGGATCGGTTTCAACCCACGCGGAAGCGAGACTCAGATTTACTCGGTCGACAACACCGACCTGAGCCTCGTCGCGACAGCAGAAATCACCTTGGGCGGAGCCGAAAAAGACCAGATGATGGATATCGAGCAGTTGCCCCAATTACGCGCCGGTATCTCTCACTGTTTCCGCACCGAAGCGGGTGCACATGGCCGGGCAACACGCGGAATCTACAGGGTCCATCAATTCACCAAAGTGGAGATGTTTGCGTTCGCTGCCCCTGATTCCGCTGAATCAGATGCCATTCACGAGAAGATCGTCGGCATTGAAGAAGAAATCTTCCAGGGCCTCGGGCTGCATTATCAGGTCATCGATACTGCTACGGGCGACTTGGGTGGACCTGCCTACCGTAAATACGACCTCGAAGCCTGGATGCCAGGAAGGGGCGAAGGGGGAAGTTACGGAGAAGTCACTTCCGCTTCAAACTGCACCGACTACCAGGCCCGCCGCCTGGGAATTCGCTGTAAAAACCCGAACGAAAAAGGGACCAAGTTTGTCCATACTCTTAACGGAACTGCCGTTGCTGTAACACGAGCTTTGATTGCCGTTCTGGAAAACAACCAGCAAGCCGACGGCTCGATCAAAATTCCAGAAGTCCTGCAGAAATGGGTCGGGCAGGAAAAGATTGGTTAATCCTTCTTCTTGAACCCATCCCGAAACCCGGTTGTGGCTGTCATAGAACTTCCAAAACCAAGATGAATGTGACCCACCAGAGGGTTTCAGAAGATCCTATCGTTGACCACGAGATAAAATGTCCCCATTCCCGGAACAACCAATATTCCCCGAACCGCTGCACTACGGTCCGCTGAAACTCCCTTCGCGGTATCTGCTATCACCGCTGGCGGGGTTCACGAACCTGTCGTTTCGGCGCGTCATCCGTGAAATTGGGGGCGTAGGACTGGCGACGACCGACCTGGTCAATGCGCGGGGACTGCTGGAGGGAAGTCGCCGTTCCCTGCAAATGATTGAATCCCATCCAACTGATCGCCCTTTCGCCGTTCAGATCTTCGGAAGCGACCCCATCGCCATGCGGGACGTCGCCATCTTCCTTGAACAGCGCGGTATCGATACCATCGACATCAACATGGGTTGTCCCGTCAACAGGATTGTGAAAGGGGGAGCCGGTGCCAGCATGATGTGCTCGGTCGACAAAACAGTCGCCCTCGTTCAAGGAGTCGTCGAAGCAGTCTCCATTCCGGTGACCGTTAAGATGCGACTTGGTTGGGATGATTCCCAGCTTTCCGCTCCGTTCTTCTCCCGAGAGTTCGAACAAGTAGGAGTCGCCGCAGTCGCTATCCATGGCCGTACCCGGGAACAAGGTTTCAGCGGTTCCGTCAACCGGGATGGCATTCGAAAAGTGGTCGAAGCGGTCGACAAAATCCCCGTCATTGGCAACGGAGATGTTCTGAACATTGAGGATGCCGCGACCATGCTGCGCGAAACGGGCTGTCATGGGGTTTCCATCGGTCGGGGGGCTCTGGCTAACCCATGGATCTTCCGTCAACTATCCCAATGGGAAACCACAGGTCAGTACGACTCACCCGGTAACTTCGAAGAACGCCTCTCCCTGATGATGCGACAGTTCGGTTACCTCGAAGAACAACACGGTATTAAGCATGCGTTGATCGCGTTCCGGAAGATGGGCCATTGGTACCTGAAAGGGATGCGGGTCAAACCGGTTCATCGACATGAGTTTCAGATGTGCAAAACCCGCGAAGAGCTAATGACAATTCTCCAGAAGATTTCCGAGCTTGGCCCCAATGGTGGCACGAAAACGGGATTACTCCCCGACATGCACGTCCCTGTCCCCTCGGGAGCCGTAGAACGCTGGTAATTCATCATCTAAAGCCTGCCGAAAACCTAATCGACGGGTAGTTCTGGATGATGCTGAGAGACTTCGATCCTGACTTTATTAATTTTCCGTTGATCGACTTCCAGGATTGTAAATTGCAGGTGGTTCCAACTGAGAACTTCATTCTGCGTAGGCACCCGGTTGAGAATGGTCAGGATAAACCCGCCAATGGTATCATAGTCCCCTTCTTCGGGAATCTTGTAGCCGAACTGCTCGTTCACGTCATCAATATGTAACCGGGGATCGAGTTCGACGACGGTTTCGGAAATAATCTCGAACCCGCTTGCTTCTTCTTCGTCGTATTCGTCGTCAATTTCACCGACGATCTCTTCCAGAATGTCTTCCATACAGACCAGGCCAGCCACTCCGCCGTATTCGTCGACGACGATAGCGATATGGATACGCTCCTTCTTCATCGTCTCCAACAGCGTATTGATGCCCGTAGTCTCGGGAACATACAGCGGTTGCCGAACCAGCTTCTTTAGTGAAAATCGGTCTGCTTTTTCAGGAGTGACTTTCAACAGGTCTTTTGCGTAAAGAATCCCGATGATGTCGTCCGTGGAGTCGCCGATGATCGGAATACGCGAATGCCCTGCCTCAACCACCTGGCGTCGTGTTTCTTCCAGCGAGCCATCGACGTGGATGCAGTCCATGTCAGTTCTTGGGGTCATAATTGAAGATGTATCCTGTTCGGCCATCTCCATGACCCGATACATCATCGTTCCCGCATTGTCCTCCAGAACGCCTTCTCTCTGGCCTTCATCTATGACCGATTGTAATTCTTCCGCAATCGTTTCCGAGTCGGACTGAGCCGGTTCCTGTTGACCTGCGAGCCGGTGAATTAGTTTGTTCGCCGATTCCGCGAAGAGCACGAAGGGTTTACCCAGAACCAGCATTGGACCGAGAATCGTCCAACTGTGGTACAGAATAATCTCGCCTGCGACTCTGGCCGTAGACCAGGGAATGATAATCAGCCCCAGGAATAAACCCAGGAACACGAGAACGAGTTCGGTAATCCAAAGAGCTGTATCGGAAGCAGTCTCTTTTCCCATAGAGGAAAAGAAGTTGCTCTGGTTAAACAGTGAAAGGGCGAAGAATGAAGCCAATAGCAACACGAGATCGACCAGAATCAGCACCTGGTCCTGCTTTTTGAGGATATCACCGAATCGAGAAGTTTTATTCTTCTTTTCGCAGATCGCTTCCAGTCGGCTCCGTGAAAAATCATGCAGCGTATAGCGGACCATAAGGAGCCAGAAGGCTGCAATTCCCCAGCAGGTGAGCAATGCGGACCAGTAGAAGAGCGACAAGTATTTGCTCCAGATTTCAAGTTATTCGTTAGGGGTCGAGGCGGGGAGCTCCAGCCCGCACAATGTGAGCACAGCTTGTTCGCGTTCTCGCATGAGCATCCGCTCCTCGTCGGTGAGGTCATCATATCCAAGCAGATGTAATATACCGTGGATCAGGTAGAGGATAAACTCATTTTCAGCACTCCATTTATATTCGGGCGCTCTTTCGATCGCCATTTCGGTGCTAATGATCAATTCTCCCTCGATTCGTTTGCCAGCTCCCCTCCGGGGACTGTCCAAAACCTCGAGCTGCTCTTCTTCCAGCAGAAAACTGAGCACATCCGTGTCGTAATCGTGGTTCAGGTACTGAATATTCAATTCCCGGAGTGTCGGATTGTCGACGAGAACCAGGCTGATCTCCGCGGCGGCGACCTGCTCTTCGTTTAGCAGCAGATGCACGACCTTCTCAAGTTCCGATTCATTCACCGGCAGCAATTCCTGCTGATTGGCGATGTCCAACTGGTACATAGTAAAAAACGTATTCCTCTGGAACTGTCGTTCCAATCAGTCCGCTTTCGTTTCGGGATATTTAATACGACCGTGATAGA is part of the Polystyrenella longa genome and harbors:
- the ybeY gene encoding rRNA maturation RNase YbeY; translation: MYQLDIANQQELLPVNESELEKVVHLLLNEEQVAAAEISLVLVDNPTLRELNIQYLNHDYDTDVLSFLLEEEQLEVLDSPRRGAGKRIEGELIISTEMAIERAPEYKWSAENEFILYLIHGILHLLGYDDLTDEERMLMREREQAVLTLCGLELPASTPNE
- a CDS encoding hemolysin family protein, encoding MSLFYWSALLTCWGIAAFWLLMVRYTLHDFSRSRLEAICEKKNKTSRFGDILKKQDQVLILVDLVLLLASFFALSLFNQSNFFSSMGKETASDTALWITELVLVFLGLFLGLIIIPWSTARVAGEIILYHSWTILGPMLVLGKPFVLFAESANKLIHRLAGQQEPAQSDSETIAEELQSVIDEGQREGVLEDNAGTMMYRVMEMAEQDTSSIMTPRTDMDCIHVDGSLEETRRQVVEAGHSRIPIIGDSTDDIIGILYAKDLLKVTPEKADRFSLKKLVRQPLYVPETTGINTLLETMKKERIHIAIVVDEYGGVAGLVCMEDILEEIVGEIDDEYDEEEASGFEIISETVVELDPRLHIDDVNEQFGYKIPEEGDYDTIGGFILTILNRVPTQNEVLSWNHLQFTILEVDQRKINKVRIEVSQHHPELPVD
- the serS gene encoding serine--tRNA ligase, whose protein sequence is MLDLQYILENRDAVEQNCEDRGVKVNLDRLIELDGHRRQHIQAGDELRREQKETSGGIPKAKDNDERQKLIAKGKELREQINAIEAKQKEVETELRILQGDIPNMTHPDAPVGKTEDDSKVVRTWGERPNFDFEPLDHVSLAEKHDLIDFEAGGRVAGHGFYYLKNEAVMLELALIQYAVERVRAAGFTIMTTPDLARNDVLEGIGFNPRGSETQIYSVDNTDLSLVATAEITLGGAEKDQMMDIEQLPQLRAGISHCFRTEAGAHGRATRGIYRVHQFTKVEMFAFAAPDSAESDAIHEKIVGIEEEIFQGLGLHYQVIDTATGDLGGPAYRKYDLEAWMPGRGEGGSYGEVTSASNCTDYQARRLGIRCKNPNEKGTKFVHTLNGTAVAVTRALIAVLENNQQADGSIKIPEVLQKWVGQEKIG
- a CDS encoding dipeptidase; the protein is MPTTLADFQKVEQYLTDHQNDFIETLKTFLRIESVSADSKFIPEIKRGAEFVEKQLTSAGLETKIYETAGHPIVYGSWLKAEGAPTVMVYGHYDVQPADPYDLWKTPPFDPDIREGHIYARGATDDKGQMMTHVNSVASWLKVVGSLPVNVKFVIEGEEEVGSDNLDKFLSEHQEMLQCDVAVVSDTSQFAPGVPAITYALRGITACELKLTGPGQDLHSGLFGGSVANPANIIARLVASLHNAEGQVQIPGFYDDVLPLSEQERNGFANLPFDEPALFKALGVSEGYGEAGFTTLERRWARPTCDVNGIWSGYQGEGPKTIVPSIAGVKISCRLVPNQDPEKINSSLESFLRELCPASVDFQYKQYHSCGGLVFDTDSGWMKSAGIAIEHAFGVSPVFIREGGSIPVVSTFKEILGVDTLLLGWGQSTDNLHSPNERFSLEGYRQGTLASARLWQELANL
- the dusB gene encoding tRNA dihydrouridine synthase DusB, with protein sequence MSPFPEQPIFPEPLHYGPLKLPSRYLLSPLAGFTNLSFRRVIREIGGVGLATTDLVNARGLLEGSRRSLQMIESHPTDRPFAVQIFGSDPIAMRDVAIFLEQRGIDTIDINMGCPVNRIVKGGAGASMMCSVDKTVALVQGVVEAVSIPVTVKMRLGWDDSQLSAPFFSREFEQVGVAAVAIHGRTREQGFSGSVNRDGIRKVVEAVDKIPVIGNGDVLNIEDAATMLRETGCHGVSIGRGALANPWIFRQLSQWETTGQYDSPGNFEERLSLMMRQFGYLEEQHGIKHALIAFRKMGHWYLKGMRVKPVHRHEFQMCKTREELMTILQKISELGPNGGTKTGLLPDMHVPVPSGAVERW